One segment of Methylotenera versatilis 79 DNA contains the following:
- the glnE gene encoding bifunctional [glutamate--ammonia ligase]-adenylyl-L-tyrosine phosphorylase/[glutamate--ammonia-ligase] adenylyltransferase — MQSLDKYLSSTQAPTAFEAGLQHLVNCSLYAARLLSKNALLLEDLLENHAQTYTRDSMQAFLDDAQNNAVVTEEIALKKVLRQLRQHVMLRIIYRDLNQLGDLNEVMQTTSDLAEITIQTAVNFHYALLANSYGKPCNSDGKPQELIVVGMGKLGGCELNVSSDVDLIFSFEGVGETQNTANPTNVISNQDFFNKLGKKVIAALDDVTEDGFVFRMDMRLRPFGSEGVLVPNCDALEEYYQNNGREWERYAWIKGRVVTGPKALITKLLKPFVFRKYLDYNALTSLRDLKMQIQRDVLQKGMQDNIKLGRGGIREIEFIAQVFQLIRGGTDASLQIKPTLSVLKLLQNKGLLPEKTVNELTSAYVFLRNLEHRLMYVDDQQTQDLPKSDIARARIASAMQFLSWDSFLTQLNVHRQNVQQHFDATFNNEASSGSAKNNQSGEYEIEIALWQQTLDSNVALQALSDAGYSDANEALQRLKMLRASSRYQQLPESSRQRFDRLMPLVIAIAAQEENSDIALLRTISLLENICRRASYLALLAEYPQALNLVIKLCAASPWLAQYLSAHPILLDELLDPRTLYAEPDFALLKAELIEKMQHLQGDTEAQMDAMRHFKHATILKFAAQDVSGALPLEILSDYLSNLADVIVQVSLQIIWDSLKFKHIDTPHFAVIGYGKLGSKELGYMSDLDIIFLYDNTAENASGDKLQSSGNSAEIYARFAQRINNWFNSITNAGLLYETDLQLRPDGRSGLLVSSIAAFKEYQLTKAWVWEHQALTRARFIAGDVNICKAFEQVRVEVLSQQRDVETLKKSVVEMREKMRASHKPQVGLFDIKHDAGGIIDVEFLVQFLVLSHANKHPELTENIGNIALLKLLASLDIIETEAAENVAVAYREYRKMQHALKLQGVTHSRVETVLVTAHIVAVTDLCKKVFV; from the coding sequence ATGCAATCACTGGATAAATACTTATCGTCAACTCAAGCGCCAACGGCTTTTGAAGCGGGATTACAGCACTTAGTTAATTGTAGTTTGTATGCAGCGCGACTATTGTCAAAAAATGCCTTATTGCTAGAAGATTTGCTAGAGAATCATGCGCAAACTTACACGCGTGACAGCATGCAAGCATTTTTAGATGATGCACAAAATAATGCAGTAGTGACCGAAGAAATTGCCTTAAAAAAAGTGTTAAGGCAATTGCGTCAGCATGTGATGTTGAGAATAATTTACCGCGATTTGAATCAATTGGGCGATTTAAACGAAGTGATGCAAACCACTTCTGATTTGGCGGAAATCACCATTCAAACAGCGGTTAATTTTCATTATGCATTGTTGGCAAACAGTTACGGAAAGCCTTGCAATAGCGATGGGAAACCACAGGAATTAATTGTGGTAGGAATGGGCAAGTTGGGCGGCTGCGAGTTGAATGTGTCTTCAGATGTGGATTTGATTTTTAGTTTTGAAGGTGTGGGCGAAACACAAAATACTGCTAATCCAACTAATGTCATTAGTAACCAGGACTTTTTTAATAAGCTGGGTAAAAAAGTTATTGCCGCTTTGGATGATGTAACTGAAGATGGTTTTGTATTCAGAATGGATATGCGCTTGCGGCCGTTTGGCTCTGAAGGCGTATTGGTGCCAAATTGCGATGCGCTGGAAGAATACTATCAAAATAATGGACGCGAATGGGAGCGTTATGCGTGGATAAAAGGCCGCGTGGTGACTGGGCCAAAAGCGCTGATTACCAAGCTATTAAAGCCATTTGTGTTTCGAAAATATCTGGATTACAACGCGTTAACTAGCTTGCGTGATTTAAAAATGCAAATCCAGCGCGATGTGCTGCAAAAGGGCATGCAGGACAATATTAAATTAGGTCGCGGTGGCATACGTGAGATTGAATTTATTGCCCAAGTTTTTCAGTTAATACGTGGCGGAACAGATGCTAGTTTGCAAATAAAACCCACTTTATCTGTGTTGAAACTATTACAAAATAAAGGCTTATTGCCAGAAAAGACTGTAAATGAATTAACGTCCGCTTATGTGTTTTTAAGGAATTTAGAACACAGATTAATGTATGTAGATGACCAGCAAACGCAAGATTTACCTAAAAGCGATATAGCACGCGCGCGTATTGCCAGCGCCATGCAGTTTCTCAGTTGGGATAGTTTTTTAACGCAATTGAATGTGCACAGGCAAAACGTACAGCAACATTTTGATGCGACTTTTAACAATGAAGCATCATCAGGCAGCGCTAAAAATAATCAATCTGGCGAATATGAGATAGAAATCGCGCTTTGGCAGCAAACGCTTGATAGCAATGTTGCGTTGCAAGCCTTATCTGATGCGGGTTATAGCGATGCCAATGAAGCTTTGCAGCGTTTAAAAATGCTGCGCGCCAGTAGTCGTTATCAACAGCTACCCGAAAGTAGCCGCCAGCGCTTTGATCGCTTAATGCCATTAGTGATTGCGATTGCCGCGCAAGAGGAAAATAGCGATATCGCGTTACTCCGTACAATCAGCCTACTGGAAAATATCTGCCGCCGCGCAAGCTACCTAGCGCTACTGGCCGAGTATCCGCAAGCCTTGAATCTGGTGATTAAGCTGTGCGCCGCCAGCCCTTGGTTGGCACAATATTTATCTGCGCATCCTATTTTGCTAGATGAGTTATTAGATCCGCGCACTTTGTATGCAGAGCCGGATTTTGCCTTATTAAAAGCGGAATTGATTGAAAAAATGCAGCATCTGCAAGGGGATACCGAAGCGCAAATGGATGCGATGCGCCACTTTAAACATGCCACCATTTTAAAATTTGCTGCACAAGACGTGTCAGGTGCATTGCCGCTAGAAATCCTGTCGGATTATCTCAGTAATCTCGCCGATGTCATCGTGCAAGTAAGCTTACAAATCATTTGGGATAGCCTGAAATTTAAACATATCGATACCCCACATTTTGCCGTTATCGGTTACGGCAAGTTAGGCAGCAAAGAATTAGGCTATATGTCTGATTTAGATATCATCTTTCTTTACGACAATACGGCTGAAAACGCTAGTGGCGATAAATTGCAAAGCAGCGGAAATAGTGCAGAAATCTATGCGCGTTTTGCACAACGCATCAATAACTGGTTTAACAGCATCACTAACGCAGGTTTGTTGTACGAAACCGATTTACAGTTGCGGCCAGATGGAAGAAGCGGCTTATTGGTCAGCAGTATCGCTGCATTCAAAGAATACCAACTCACCAAAGCGTGGGTGTGGGAACATCAAGCACTGACCCGCGCACGATTTATTGCAGGTGATGTCAATATTTGTAAGGCATTTGAGCAAGTGCGTGTAGAAGTGCTGAGTCAGCAACGCGATGTAGAAACGCTGAAAAAATCTGTGGTAGAAATGCGCGAAAAAATGCGCGCCAGCCATAAACCGCAAGTGGGTTTGTTCGATATTAAACATGACGCCGGCGGCATTATTGATGTGGAATTTTTAGTGCAATTTTTAGTATTAAGTCATGCCAATAAACATCCAGAATTAACCGAAAATATTGGTAATATCGCGTTACTAAAACTGCTGGCGTCACTGGATATTATTGAAACAGAAGCGGCAGAAAATGTTGCTGTTGCTTATAGAGAATACCGAAAAATGCAACATGCGCTTAAGTTGCAAGGTGTGACGCATAGTAGGGTGGAAACGGTTTTAGTTACGGCGCATATTGTTGCGGTTACGGATTTATGCAAGAAAGTATTTGTTTAA
- the acs gene encoding acetate--CoA ligase, which yields MAIESVLTENRVFHPSEEFKAQANVSGLDAYNALCAEAEADYEGFWAKLARELLVWHQPFTKTLNEENAPFYKWFEDGELNISVNCLDKHLATIPNKTAIIFEADNGDTKTVTYKELYHQVCQFANGLKTLNLAIGSRVIIYLPMGIEAIVAMQACARLGLTHSVVFGGFSAKSLNERMIDAGAVAVITSDGQFRGGKTLPLKQAVDEGIAQAKSEHGWDGIKKVIVLKKTGQEVAWNTKDVWWSDLIAGQKQECEPVMVNAEHPLFLLYTSGSTGKPKGVQHSSAGYLLHAMNTMRWTFDVKADDVYWCTADVGWITGHSYITYGPLAMGATQVVFEGIPTYPNAGRFWQMVEKHKVSIFYTAPTAIRSLIKSSETDPSTHPKNYDLSSLRLLGTVGEPINPEAWMWYFEQVGGGRCPIADTFWQTETGGHVITPLPGAHSLTPGSCTMPFPGIAIDVVDETGKDLPWGTGGLLVIKKPWPSMIRNIYNDPERFKTSYYPVDLGGKLYLAGDGAIRDANTGNFTIMGRIDDVLNVSGHRLGTMEIESALVSNPLVAEAAVVGKPHDIKGESVVAYVVLKGARPTGEEAKKIVANLRDWVGKEIGPIAKPDEIRFGDNLPKTRSGKIMRRLLRSLAKGEEITSDISTLDNPAILEQLKEVVK from the coding sequence ATGGCTATTGAATCTGTTTTAACCGAAAACCGCGTATTTCATCCGAGTGAGGAATTTAAAGCACAAGCAAATGTTTCTGGCTTAGATGCCTACAATGCACTTTGTGCAGAAGCTGAAGCCGATTACGAAGGTTTTTGGGCAAAGTTAGCACGCGAATTATTAGTTTGGCATCAGCCATTTACTAAAACGCTAAATGAAGAAAATGCACCATTTTATAAGTGGTTTGAAGACGGCGAGTTGAATATTTCAGTCAACTGTCTAGATAAACATTTAGCGACGATTCCTAATAAAACTGCAATTATTTTTGAAGCAGATAACGGCGATACGAAAACGGTCACTTACAAAGAGTTATACCATCAAGTCTGCCAGTTTGCTAACGGCTTAAAAACGCTGAATCTAGCGATTGGCTCACGCGTCATCATTTATTTGCCGATGGGCATTGAGGCAATTGTGGCGATGCAAGCCTGTGCGCGATTGGGTTTAACGCATTCTGTAGTATTTGGCGGTTTTTCAGCCAAAAGCTTGAATGAGCGCATGATTGATGCAGGCGCGGTTGCGGTGATTACATCAGATGGTCAGTTCCGCGGTGGTAAAACATTACCGTTAAAACAGGCTGTGGATGAAGGTATTGCCCAAGCAAAAAGTGAGCACGGCTGGGACGGCATTAAAAAAGTAATTGTACTGAAAAAAACAGGACAAGAAGTCGCTTGGAACACAAAAGACGTATGGTGGAGTGACTTAATCGCTGGGCAAAAACAAGAATGTGAGCCTGTGATGGTGAATGCGGAACATCCGCTATTTTTGCTTTATACCAGCGGCTCAACCGGCAAACCAAAAGGCGTACAACACAGTTCTGCCGGATACTTGTTACACGCGATGAACACGATGCGCTGGACCTTTGATGTAAAAGCCGATGATGTTTATTGGTGTACGGCGGATGTTGGCTGGATTACAGGCCATAGTTACATCACTTATGGTCCATTGGCGATGGGCGCAACACAAGTGGTGTTTGAAGGCATTCCAACTTACCCGAACGCTGGGCGTTTCTGGCAGATGGTTGAAAAACATAAAGTATCCATCTTTTATACTGCGCCAACTGCGATTCGCTCACTCATCAAATCCAGCGAAACCGATCCAAGCACGCATCCTAAAAATTATGATTTAAGTAGTTTGCGATTATTAGGCACTGTGGGTGAGCCGATTAATCCAGAAGCATGGATGTGGTATTTTGAGCAAGTTGGTGGTGGTCGCTGCCCTATCGCCGACACTTTCTGGCAAACGGAAACGGGCGGTCATGTGATTACGCCGCTGCCTGGTGCGCATTCATTAACGCCTGGCTCCTGTACTATGCCATTTCCAGGCATTGCCATTGATGTAGTAGATGAAACTGGCAAGGATTTGCCTTGGGGTACAGGTGGTTTGTTAGTGATTAAAAAGCCATGGCCATCGATGATTCGTAATATTTACAATGACCCAGAACGCTTCAAAACTAGCTATTATCCTGTAGATTTAGGTGGCAAATTGTATCTTGCCGGCGATGGCGCAATTCGCGATGCCAACACAGGAAATTTCACCATTATGGGACGTATCGATGACGTATTAAACGTATCAGGTCACCGCTTGGGCACGATGGAAATTGAATCGGCACTGGTTTCAAATCCATTAGTGGCAGAAGCTGCCGTAGTTGGTAAACCGCATGACATCAAAGGTGAATCTGTTGTTGCTTATGTAGTGCTAAAAGGTGCCAGGCCTACTGGTGAAGAAGCCAAAAAAATCGTCGCTAACTTGCGTGATTGGGTAGGTAAAGAAATCGGCCCAATCGCCAAGCCAGACGAAATACGCTTTGGTGATAATCTACCCAAAACCCGTAGCGGCAAGATTATGCGCAGGCTCTTACGTTCGCTAGCAAAAGGCGAAGAAATCACATCTGATATTTCGACGCTAGATAATCCGGCGATTTTAGAGCAGTTAAAAGAAGTGGTGAAGTAG
- a CDS encoding glycosyltransferase family 32 protein: protein MNILAKLALNLRGSLNKPSDRDFVADIKMGEQIPQIIHQTYYNKNLPIQIQTNINRLKSDNPDWDFRLYDDQDIEEYIQSHFPQLFATYKKINPKYGAAKADFFRYLVMYKDGGVYLDIKSGSEKPLSEIIANNDQYIISYWPRHYPKIMQGQHKGISNPTGEYQQWHIISVAGHPFLKSVINNVCSNIAKYNPFFHDFSSWGVFNLTGPIAYTEAIYPLLSQYPHRMEKDHIELGLIYCAIDPENPYGGHHGIFQKKHYSSIEEPVVLQTKLKSALFYLCRPFIKYLKSKLKSTL, encoded by the coding sequence ATGAATATTCTTGCTAAGCTAGCCCTTAATTTAAGAGGTTCTTTAAACAAACCTAGCGATCGTGATTTTGTTGCAGATATAAAAATGGGTGAGCAGATACCCCAAATTATTCATCAAACTTATTACAACAAAAACTTACCCATCCAAATTCAGACGAATATTAATCGATTAAAAAGTGATAATCCCGACTGGGATTTTCGTTTATATGATGATCAAGATATTGAAGAATATATCCAATCTCATTTCCCACAATTATTCGCAACCTACAAAAAAATCAATCCTAAATATGGTGCAGCGAAAGCTGATTTTTTTAGATATTTAGTGATGTACAAAGACGGTGGTGTATATCTTGATATTAAAAGCGGTTCAGAAAAACCGCTTAGCGAAATTATTGCAAACAATGACCAATATATTATTTCGTATTGGCCTAGGCACTATCCAAAGATCATGCAGGGTCAACATAAAGGTATTAGTAATCCCACTGGTGAATATCAACAATGGCATATTATCTCAGTCGCTGGTCATCCATTTTTAAAGTCTGTGATTAATAATGTTTGCAGCAATATTGCCAAATACAATCCATTCTTTCACGATTTTAGCTCTTGGGGCGTTTTTAATTTAACGGGTCCAATTGCCTACACTGAAGCAATCTATCCGTTATTATCTCAATATCCACATCGAATGGAAAAGGATCATATTGAATTAGGTCTAATCTATTGCGCTATAGACCCTGAAAATCCTTATGGTGGCCATCATGGTATTTTTCAAAAAAAACATTACTCGTCAATTGAAGAGCCTGTTGTTTTACAAACAAAATTAAAATCTGCTTTGTTTTATTTGTGCAGACCATTCATCAAATATTTAAAATCCAAACTCAAATCAACGCTGTAA
- a CDS encoding peptide chain release factor 3, whose amino-acid sequence MSSLQQEITRRRTFAIISHPDAGKTTLTEKLLWFGGAIQVAGEVRGRKAARHATSDWMELEKQRGISVTSSVMQFPYRDHMVNLLDTPGHDDFSEDTYRTLTAVDSAVMVIDSVNGVEAQTIKLLNVCRMRDTPIITFINKLDRESRAPIELLDEIETTLGMECAPMTWPIGMGKSFRGVYNLVTDSILFFDPRADKGTSETIQGLDNPRLDELIGRQAEELRIDIELVRGASNVFNAERYLSGKQTPVFFGSAVNNFGVQSLLDAVVDLSPAPLTRQTSSREIPPDEPKFSGFVFKIQANMDPKHRDRIAFLRVCSGRFERGMKIKQVSTGKLMAVNNAITFMARDRTTMDEAYSGDIIGIPNHGTIKVGDTFSEGEELKFTGIPSFAPEFFRRARLKNPLKMKQLQKGLQQLAEEGASQLFRPLLSNDLILGAVGLLQFDVVAHRLEHEYGVDVVFESYDCYTARWLRGSDSDLRAIADKYGFNVGLDGNEEYVYLAPNRVNLQMAEERYPDIQFLATREIS is encoded by the coding sequence ATGAGTTCACTTCAACAAGAAATCACCCGCCGCCGTACATTTGCCATTATTTCCCACCCCGATGCTGGTAAAACCACGCTTACCGAAAAACTATTATGGTTTGGAGGTGCTATTCAAGTGGCGGGTGAAGTGCGTGGACGTAAGGCTGCGCGTCATGCTACTTCTGACTGGATGGAGCTTGAGAAGCAACGTGGTATTTCAGTGACTTCATCTGTCATGCAGTTTCCCTATCGTGACCATATGGTGAATCTGCTTGATACACCTGGCCATGATGACTTTTCCGAAGATACTTATCGCACATTGACCGCAGTGGATTCGGCTGTGATGGTGATTGACTCAGTCAATGGCGTAGAGGCGCAGACGATTAAATTGCTGAATGTATGCCGCATGCGCGATACGCCGATTATTACGTTTATTAATAAATTAGACCGTGAAAGTCGTGCGCCGATTGAATTGTTGGATGAAATTGAAACCACATTAGGCATGGAATGCGCACCGATGACTTGGCCAATCGGCATGGGTAAGTCTTTTCGTGGTGTCTATAATCTAGTCACCGACAGTATTTTATTTTTTGATCCACGTGCCGATAAAGGGACTTCTGAGACCATTCAAGGATTAGATAATCCGCGCCTAGATGAATTGATTGGCCGACAAGCTGAAGAATTGCGGATTGATATCGAGTTAGTACGTGGCGCATCGAATGTATTTAATGCGGAACGCTATTTAAGCGGCAAGCAAACGCCTGTGTTTTTCGGCTCAGCCGTGAATAACTTTGGCGTGCAATCACTATTGGATGCGGTGGTAGATTTATCCCCTGCTCCACTTACTCGCCAAACCTCTAGTCGTGAGATTCCACCTGATGAGCCTAAGTTTTCAGGCTTTGTCTTCAAAATTCAAGCTAATATGGATCCAAAACATCGTGACCGTATTGCGTTTCTACGCGTATGTTCCGGGCGTTTTGAGCGAGGCATGAAAATCAAGCAAGTTTCTACCGGTAAATTAATGGCAGTGAATAACGCGATTACTTTTATGGCGCGCGACCGCACCACGATGGATGAAGCTTATTCTGGCGACATTATCGGCATTCCCAATCATGGCACGATTAAAGTCGGCGATACCTTTAGTGAAGGTGAAGAGCTTAAATTTACTGGAATCCCGTCATTTGCACCTGAGTTTTTCCGTCGTGCACGCTTAAAAAATCCGCTTAAAATGAAGCAATTGCAAAAAGGTTTGCAACAATTGGCAGAAGAAGGCGCTTCACAATTATTTCGTCCGCTGTTATCAAATGATCTTATTTTAGGCGCGGTTGGTTTGTTGCAATTTGACGTAGTCGCGCATCGTTTAGAGCATGAATATGGTGTAGATGTAGTATTTGAGAGTTACGATTGCTACACTGCGCGCTGGCTACGTGGCAGCGATTCCGATTTGCGTGCGATTGCCGATAAGTATGGCTTTAACGTAGGTTTAGATGGTAATGAAGAATACGTTTATTTAGCGCCAAACCGTGTGAATTTACAGATGGCAGAAGAACGCTATCCTGACATTCAGTTTTTGGCGACGAGAGAGATTAGTTAA
- a CDS encoding alpha/beta hydrolase: MLKPIKSMLGFVLLMTTSACSPIKLLNAVVPESTYQLHSAVAYGDLPRQKLDIYIPSQISPANSTTRKVVIFFYGGSWDSGNRGDYKFVGEALASQGFIVVIPDYRVYPEVLFPAFMADPALAARWVKDNIQQYQGDTQQVFLAGHSAGAHIAVMLGVNAEYLAKQFLKLSDFAGIIGLAGPYDFLPLKSERLKTIFGPSSEQWRSQPINFVDGKNPPMLLAVGTKDDTVWPRNTYNMAEKIKKNNGLVKVVTFEGYGHIDMAAKLAKPLRGDGELLKAVTDFIKHTNTTN; encoded by the coding sequence ATGCTTAAACCAATTAAATCCATGCTGGGTTTTGTCTTGCTGATGACTACTAGCGCCTGTAGTCCCATTAAACTTTTAAATGCGGTTGTTCCAGAAAGTACATATCAGCTGCACTCTGCAGTAGCTTACGGCGATTTGCCGAGACAAAAGTTAGATATTTATATTCCTAGCCAGATATCTCCAGCTAATTCTACAACCCGAAAAGTAGTGATATTTTTTTACGGCGGCAGTTGGGATTCTGGTAATCGTGGCGATTATAAATTCGTAGGTGAAGCGTTAGCATCACAAGGTTTTATCGTCGTAATTCCCGATTATCGTGTTTATCCAGAGGTGTTATTTCCGGCTTTTATGGCAGATCCTGCGCTAGCCGCACGCTGGGTGAAAGACAATATCCAACAATATCAAGGTGATACACAGCAAGTATTTTTGGCTGGACATTCTGCTGGAGCGCATATTGCGGTTATGCTGGGCGTCAATGCAGAATATTTAGCAAAGCAATTTCTTAAGCTTAGTGATTTTGCTGGGATTATTGGTTTAGCAGGACCATATGATTTCTTACCTTTGAAATCAGAACGGCTAAAAACTATATTTGGGCCAAGCTCGGAACAATGGAGATCTCAACCAATCAATTTTGTAGACGGTAAAAATCCACCGATGCTACTTGCTGTGGGTACCAAAGATGACACAGTTTGGCCACGTAATACTTACAATATGGCCGAAAAAATCAAAAAGAACAATGGCTTAGTCAAAGTCGTCACCTTTGAAGGCTATGGGCATATCGATATGGCAGCAAAATTAGCTAAGCCGTTACGTGGTGATGGCGAGCTATTAAAAGCAGTTACTGATTTTATAAAACATACCAACACCACTAACTAA